One Gossypium raimondii isolate GPD5lz chromosome 3, ASM2569854v1, whole genome shotgun sequence genomic window carries:
- the LOC105795864 gene encoding uncharacterized protein LOC105795864, with product MVQQPPPPIVPPIVPPVAPLPSPMIEPNRSIPIEKLGKRGAEEFWGRSENDPVKDEYWLQNILQIFEEIVCSPDDFFRCVVSLLKEKAYSWWSTIVVVVPREKIFWEFFQTEFKKKYARKKGNISVAEYEREFVYLSKYTREIMPTEEEMCIRFEDGLNGEIQMMIRGNEIREFVVLFDRAQKLEEVYNCKIQQDRQIQEFHKRSSFKSFSVSLTKKTKDDFSRAILVSEHLNKNKTIQHDFRVSTRPTDSVGSVQNAPKPKCRYYGKYYLGECREAKALACTYAIRAREEVTTLDVIASIFYLFNVIVYVLIDPGSTHSYICTTLVTEKKLPVESTDYDIQVTNPLGLPLDREVEFVIDLMRRTTPISISPYRMALVELKELKAQLQELLDRGFIRPSMSPWGAPANVVADALSRKSSLFALRALNAHLALNEDGSVLAELRTKPLVSTMNLKIAR from the exons ATGGTTCAGCAACCTCCACCCCCTATTGTACCACCTATTGTACCTCCGGTTGCACCACTACCTTCTCCAATGATTGAACCTAATAGAAGTATTCCGATTGAAAAACTTGGAAAGCGTGGTGCTGAAGAATTTTGGGGCAGATCAGAGAATGATCCAGTTAAAGATGAGTACTGGCTTCAAAATATATTACAGATTTTCGAAGAAATAGTTTGCTCTCCTGATGACTTTTTTAGATGTGTTGTTTCATTATTAAAAGAGAAAGCGTATAGTTGGTGGTCGACGATAGTAGTTGTGGTACCGAGGGAGAAAATTTTCTGGGAATTCTTCCAGACcgagtttaaaaagaaatatgccAGAAAAAAG GGAAATATATCAGTAGCTGAATATGAGAGAGAATTTGTATATCTCAGTAAATATACTCGAGAAATTATGCCTActgaagaagaaatgtgtattCGGTTTGAAGATGGTCTAAATGGTGAAATTCAAATGATGATCAGAGGTAATGAAATACGAGAATTTGTTGTCTTGTTTGATCGTgcacaaaaattagaagaagtGTACAACTGCAAGATACAACAGGATAGACAGATTCAAGAATTTCACAAGAGAAGTTCTTTCAAGTCGTTTTCAGTATCACTGACGAAGAAGACTAAAGATGATTTTAGCCGAGCTATCTTAGTGTCTGAGCATTTGAATAAAAACAAGACGATTCAACATGATTTCAGAGTATCTACTAGACCAACTGATAGTGTGGGTAGTGTACAAAATGCTCCGAAGCCCAAATGTAGATATTACGGGAAATATTACCTTGGCGAGTGTAGAG AAGCTAAAGCACTTGCTTGCACCTACGCCATTCGAGCTAGAGAGGAAGTTACTACTCTAGATGTGATTGCTAGTATATTCTATCTCTTTAATGTTATTGTGTATGTATTAATTGACCCTGGgtcaactcattcttatatttGCACTACATTAGTAACGGAAAAGAAGTTACCTGTTGAATCTACTGATTATGATATTCAAGTTACTAATCCACTAG GTTTACCTCTTGATCGTGAAGTTGAATTTGTGATTGATTTGATGCGTAGAACTACACCGATATCAATATCACCGTACCGTATGGCACTAGTTGAactaaaagaattgaaagcacagttgcaagagttattAGATCGAGGGTTTATTCGACCGAGCATgtctccttggggtgcacct gctaatgtagtTGCGGATGCACTTAGTCGAAAGTCGTCGTTGTTTGCACTTCGAGCGTTGAACGCTCATTTAGCTCTTAATGAAGATGGTTCTGTATTAGCGGAGTTGAGAACAAAACCCCTTGTTTCTacaatgaatttgaaaattgcaAGATGA